A section of the Elusimicrobiota bacterium genome encodes:
- the rplO gene encoding 50S ribosomal protein L15 gives MSEKIIVNLTNLRPTPGSRRRGVRLGMGEGSTTGQTATRGMKGQRSRSGDGKMSGFEGGQTPLLRRIPKRGFTNGPFRRLYQVVSLASIQRVFKNQKEVGLEALRIHGLVKGRLPVKVLGDGSLDSAFKISAHAFSGSAREKIQKAGGEVVVIKP, from the coding sequence ATGAGCGAGAAGATCATCGTCAATCTCACCAATCTGCGTCCCACTCCGGGTTCGCGCCGCCGGGGCGTGCGTCTGGGCATGGGCGAAGGCTCGACCACCGGGCAGACGGCGACGCGCGGCATGAAGGGCCAGCGCAGCCGCTCCGGAGACGGCAAGATGTCCGGCTTCGAGGGCGGGCAGACCCCGCTCTTGCGCCGCATCCCCAAGCGGGGCTTCACCAACGGCCCGTTCCGGCGGCTCTACCAGGTCGTGTCTTTGGCGAGCATTCAGCGGGTCTTCAAGAACCAGAAGGAGGTCGGCCTCGAGGCCCTGCGCATCCACGGCTTGGTCAAGGGCCGGCTGCCGGTGAAGGTCCTGGGAGACGGGAGCCTGGACTCCGCCTTCAAGATCAGCGCTCACGCCTTCTCAGGCAGCGCCCGGGAGAAGATCCAGAAAGCGGGCGGAGAGGTCGTGGTCATCAAGCCATGA